The DNA segment ATTTAACGATATTAGGCTTTAATTCGGCAATTCCCACCATCAATTCTTCTCCTACCGCACAATTCCTGGAAATGGAGGAAAGGTCTTTTCTGATTGATTGTGGAGAAGGAACACAGGTTCAGCTGAGAAAAGCAAAAGCGAAATTTTCGAGAATTAATCATATTTTCATTTCCCATCTTCACGGAGACCACTGTTTTGGTCTTCCCGGCCTTATTGCATCTTTCCGTCTTTTAGGAAGAGAAACACCGTTGCATGTATACGGACCGAAGGGAATAAAAAAAATGCTGGAAACTATTTTTACCATTACCGAAACCCATCGCGGTTTTGAAGTGGTTTATCACGAACTGGATAAGGACTATTCCGAAAAAATTTATGAAGACAACCGGGTAGAGGTATACACTATTCCTCTTGATCACAGGATTTATTGCAACGGATATCTCTTTAAGGAAAAGCCTAAAGAAAGACACCTGAATATGCAGGAAATTTCAAAATACAAAGAAATTGAAACCTGCGATTATCACAATATTAAGGCAGGAAAAGATTTTGTGCTGAGCGATGGGTATGTTCTCAAAAATGAAATTCTTACAACAGATCCGGTTCCTCCGGTTTCTTATGCGTTTTGCAGCGATACACGTTATCTTGAAAATGTGATTCCCGTCATTAAAAACGTTAATGTCCTTTATCATGAATCCACTTTTTTACATGATTTAAAGGATATGGCAGATTATACCGGACATACGACCGCAGTGGAAGCAGCAATGATTGCCAGAAAAGCTGAGGTAGGAAAACTTATTTTAGGACACTTCTCAAACAGGTATGCAGATCTTACAGTATTCACTGATGAAGCAAGAACCATCTTTCCGAATACTTTCTTACCGAAGGCACTGGAGCCTGTGAAAATTTAAAATAAATGATGTTGAATTTTGAAGAACTGAAAATCTTCCTGGATGAAAAAGCAGACCAGTATAATCATCCGGATTTTATCGGGAATGATCCTATACAGATTCCGCATCGGTTCACCCTGAAACAGGATATTGAAATAGCAGGTTTTCTGGCAGCAACGATTTCCTGGGGAAACCGGAAAGCGATTATAAAATCTGCTGAAAAAATGTTGGATATTATGGGGAATACCCCTCATGATTTCGTATTGAATCATTCGGAAAAAGATTTGAGATCTATTGAAGATAAAAGCATTCACCGCACTTTCAATGGAGAAGATTTTGTGTATTTTATGAAACAGTTTAACAGGATTTACCGTGAAAATCAAAGTCTTGAAAGCTTATTCAGACTCCATGAATCGGAAACCAGTTTTCTGCATTCTGTTGAACGGTTCAGAAGCAGTTTTTTGGGTGCTGAAAAACACAGAAGCCACAAACATGTAAGTTCACCGTATAAAAATTCTTCCACCAAAAGGATCATCATGTTCCTGCGTTGGATGGTGCGAAAGGATAAGCGTGGCGTAGATTTTGGTATCTGGGAAAATACAGGACAGCAATATCTTTCCATTCCGCTGGATGTGCATACGGGAAATATTTCAAGGAAGTTAGGGCTTATTTCAAGAACGCAGAACGACTGGAAAACGGTAGAAGAGCTGGACGCCGTAATCAGAAAGTTTGATGAGAAAGATCCCGCAAAATATGATTTTGCATTGTTCGGATTAGGAGTTACCAAAGAATTATTATAAAAGCAGAACACAATGAAAAAGTACGAAGAAAAAACTGAGGCTTTAGAAAAAATTGCCAACGGAATTACCTGGTGGATAGGTTCTATACCGTCTCTGATTGCACATACATTGTTTTTTATTATATCATTTGTTTTACCGCTTTTGGGCTTGGTGGAATTTGATAAAATGTTGCTGATTCTTACCACGGTAGTTTCTTTGGAAGCAATTTATCTAGCTATTTTTATTCAGATGTCCGTCAATAAAAGCCATGAGAAAATTGAAGACATCCAGGAGGATATTGAGGATATCCAGGAAGATATTGAAGAGATCAGCGAAGATATAGAGGAAATCAGTGAGGATATTGAAGAAATTAACGAAGATATTGAAGATATCCAGGAAGATATTGAGGAAATTAATGAAGAAGATGAAGAAGATGATCACAGTGAGCGTGCAAAAAACGTGATGTTGAAAAGCAATGTAAGTTCAAATAAAAATGAGATCAAAGCACTTAAGGATAAAATTCAGGAGCTTCAGGAAAAAATTAATGAACTTAAGAATGAATGATTTAAATTTCGATTTATATAAATAACTCCACAAAAGGCTAATAAAAAAATTGGTCTTTTTTTTATTATTACAGATATATTATCTGATATGTATGGATTTGATGAAATAGATTAGGTTTTTACTGCAATTATTTCATTTCTTATCAAATTTTAATCAAAAAATTATTATTTTTGAACAAACAACAACAAAATGTTAAATTATAGACTGAAAAACTACTTCTTCTTTTTAGTGTTGCTTTTGATTTCAGGATCAGCTGCTGCTCAGCATGCGTCAAGAAAAAATGGTAAAGTTAAACTGACTTCCGAGAGTATGAAAGTGGGAGCTTTTATTGATGTGAATACCGCATCTTATCCGGAATCATCTTACAACATTCAGCAACTTGTTCAGCAGGTCCTTATCAACGGAACATCAAGCTGTGCAACGCCGAATGTAAGCAATGTAACGGTTACGCCCAATCATCCGGTGACTAATCCGGACAGGTTTTGGGGGTATTTTCATAAAGGAACAACCAATTTCCCTTTCGAAGACGGAATCGTTTTGACAACAGGCTACGCGAGAGAAGCCGGTAATACCGCAATTGCTACCAACCTTGCAGGTCTCATTTCCGAAGGTGGTGATGCAGATCTTGCTGCAGCAACCAATACCAATATCTCCAATCAGCGTGATGCTGTTGCTCTGGAATTTGATTTCGTACCGAATTCAAATCAGGTAAAATTTAATTATATATTTGCTTCCGAGGAATATACCGGAGGCTTTCCATGTAATTATTCGGATGCATTTGCATTACTTATCAAGCCTGTAGCGGGAGGTGCCTACACAAATGTTGCTATTCTTCCCGGAGGAGCTGGTCCTGTAAGTGTTACGAATATACGTCCTGCAACTCAGTTTGGAGGTGGTACACTTACCTGCGGGGCATTGAACCCTACTTATTTTGCAGGATATAACACTACAAGTATTGAAACCAATTACAACGGAAGGGTAGTACCCTTAACTGCAATTGCGGATGTAACTCCAGGTGTTGCCTACCATTTTAAGATGGTTCTTGCAGATTATAATGATCAGACTTTAGATTCTGCCGTATTCCTTGAGGGAGGTTCTTTTGATATAGGAATTAAAATTGTAGATGCCAACGGTGTTGTTTTGCCTGATACCGTAAATATGTGTGACAATACGCCACAGGTGTTAACAGCTTTGCTTACCGTATCACCAGGGATGACTTTCCAGTGGTATAAGGATGGAGTGGCAATCAATGGTGCAACCAATGTTTCTTATACAGCAACATCTCCCGGCGCTTACGAAGTGAAAGTGTCTGTACCGGGAAATCAGTGTCCTGCTTCTGCAGTAATAACCATTGTTGGAGGAACTACTCCGCCTGCACAGAATGCAACCCTGAAGCTGTGTACAACTCCTTCAGTTTCTACATTTAATTTAAATGATGCAACTCCGTTAATCACCACGTCAACGACTGCTGTTGTAAGGTACTATGTTAACCAGGCTGATGCGGTTGCACAAAATAATAATTTCCTGAATGCTTCTGCAGTAAGCAGTTATAATGGTGCCGACGGGCAGGTATTGTACGTTGTTGTTTCCAACGGTGCTTTTTGTAGTAAAATGGTTACATTAACTCTAAGAAAAGAGGCAACGCCAATTGCACAGCTTACGGCCACTAAAGTAAGATTATGCGTAGGTGAATCTACTACTCTTACAGCAGCCAACGGAGCTACTTACGAATGGGTAGGAATGACGGGCACCGGAGCAACCCAAACGGTTTCTCCAACTCAGACAACAACCTATTCTGTTTATGCTATCGGCGCACAAGGATGTAAATCACTTCAGCCGGCATCTATTACAATAGAAGTAGTCCCTGCTATTACTTCAAACCTTTCCGGTGGAATGATCTGCCAAGGGGATGTAATTACTCTTGATGCAGGACCTGGACCAAACTACAGCTATTTATGGAACACAGGAGATACGTCGCAAACAATTTCCGTAGGAACTCCGGGGACATATTCTGTGACAATCAATAATGGTGTTTGTTCAAAAGTATTTACAACACAGGTGATTCAGGCTATTATTCCTGAAATTATCAACGTAAATTATAATGAGAACGGAACAATGATTCTTACGGCAAGTAACCCAAGCAATGGAGCATTGGAATATTCTATTGATAATGGTCTTACCTGGCAAAACTCCAATACATTCAGTAATGTACCGAGAAATACCGTGGTTTCAATTCGGGTAAGAGTTAAAAAAACGAGCTGTGTAGGATTCCTTCAGTATTTTACTTTTGTGATGCAGAATGTAATCACACCAAATGGAGATAATATTAATGATATCATCGATTTCAGAGGGGTGAATCAGAATAAAGATTTCAAGGCATCTATTTTCGATCGATATGGAAAAGAAGTTTACAAAGCAAGTAGTCTTCAGCCTTATTGGGACGGCTATTTCCAGGGGAAACGTCTGCCTACATCATCATACTGGTATCAGGTGAGTTTTGAGGATCCGGCAAGTAAAAAACCTGCATTGAAAACAGGATGGATCCTGCTTAAGAATATAGAATAATAATGAAATAATAATTTTTAAATATTCAAAGAAAGACCAACAATTTGTTGGTCTTTTTTTCGTTCTTATAGTAATTGAACAAATATTGTAAAATCAGATGAGTTATATTATTAATAATGTAATTTATTATGAATTGATATTTAATCAAAAAAAATAGTATTTTTGTTTAAAATAATATAAAAATGTTAAATAGGAGGACAAGAAATTTACTTTTGGCTTTATTTTTAGTTTTTATGGGATCTCTTGTATTTGCCCAGGACAGGCAAAGCAAAGTACCCGCTAAAAAACCTACGGCTGCAAGTATGAAGGCAGGGGTCTTTATTGATGTGAATGCTGCCGGTTATCCGGAATCTGCTTACAGTATTACACAATTGGTAAAAGATGTACTTATCAGTGGCGGGTCTACGTGTTCGGCTGCCAATGTAAGCAATGTGGTTGTCTCTCCGAATCTTGCAGTAACTGATCAGAACAGAAGCTGGGGGTATTTTAATAAGGCAACTACCAATTTTCCATTTGCCAAAGGTATTGTTCTTACTACCGGATATGCCAGAAAAGCAGGAAATACTTTTCAGGGAAACCTAAGTGACGGGCTTGGTTCCGGAGGAGATATAGATCTTGCAACAGCTTTAAATGTAAACAATTTAAGTTTAAGAGACGCTACTTATATAGAATTTGATTTTGTACCTGCTTCAACTAAAGTTACCTTCAGGTATTTATTTGCATCCAAAGAATATCAGAGTAATTTTACATGCAACATTTCAGACGGATTTGCGCTGTTACTGAAAAAAGTTGGAGATCCTACATACACCAATTTAGCATTGCTTCCTAACGGTGATCCCGTAAGCGTTACCAATATTATCCCTGCAAACTTGCCTTGCGGGCCTAAGAATGTTCAATATTTTGCAGGAATCAATAACCCCCAGATTGAGACTAATTTTGACGGACGTACGATTCCTCTTACAGCAACGGCAACCGTAATTCCCGGAGAAACGTATCATTTTAAAATGGTTCTGGCAGATTATCAGGATTCAAACTTTGATTCTGCTGTTTTTCTGGAAGCAGGATCTTTTGATATTGGTGTTCAGCTTCTCAACCCTGCCGGTGTTCAGTTGCCTTCATCTATAAATGTATGTGATAATGCACCACAGGTTCTTACAGCTTCGGTTCAGGGAGGTGGCGCCACCTATCAATGGCTATTGGGAACTAATCCTATTCCGGGAGCAACAAGTGCTTCATATACGGCAACGCAGCCCGGATTATATACGGTTCAGGTATTTTTACCGGGGAATACATGTCCCGGAACAGCTTCTGTAAATATTGTCGGAGGAACTTCGCCAACCGTACAGAATGCTACGTTAACGGCTTGTTATACACAGGGTAATGCAACATTCAATCTTACCTCTGCACAGACGTCAATAAGTACGACACCCGGAGCAACTTTCAGTTATTATATTAACCAGTCAGATGCTTTAGCCGGGAATGGAAACGTAATCGCCAATCCTACTGCTTTTCAGAGTGCCGGACAAACAATATATGTGCTGGTGAAAAATGGATTCTGTTCGAAAATTGCGGAATTACAATTGATTAAAGCTCCTCAGATAACTGCTACGATAGCAACACCTGCTACATTAACGTGTACCAACTCGCAAACCACACTCAATGCCTCCGGTTCTGTTTATCCTGCAGGATCTACTTTCGCATGGACAACTACGAACGGAAACATCGTATCCGGAGTGAATACTCTAAATCCGGTAGTGAACACGGCAGGAATCTATACTTTAACAATTTCAAACACTTATCAGCCAGGAAACTTAACGTGTACGGCAACGGCAAACGTAACAGTAACCGGCGACAGCGCACCGCCAACAACAGGTTTAACGGCCTCTAAAATATTAATATGTTCCGGAGACTCTATAACATTAACTGCATCCGGCGGAGTAACGTATAACTGGGTAGGCCTTCCGGGTAACGGAAACACACAAACTGTTTCGC comes from the Chryseobacterium nepalense genome and includes:
- a CDS encoding ribonuclease Z; its protein translation is MSTYLTILGFNSAIPTINSSPTAQFLEMEERSFLIDCGEGTQVQLRKAKAKFSRINHIFISHLHGDHCFGLPGLIASFRLLGRETPLHVYGPKGIKKMLETIFTITETHRGFEVVYHELDKDYSEKIYEDNRVEVYTIPLDHRIYCNGYLFKEKPKERHLNMQEISKYKEIETCDYHNIKAGKDFVLSDGYVLKNEILTTDPVPPVSYAFCSDTRYLENVIPVIKNVNVLYHESTFLHDLKDMADYTGHTTAVEAAMIARKAEVGKLILGHFSNRYADLTVFTDEARTIFPNTFLPKALEPVKI
- a CDS encoding TIGR02757 family protein, with amino-acid sequence MLNFEELKIFLDEKADQYNHPDFIGNDPIQIPHRFTLKQDIEIAGFLAATISWGNRKAIIKSAEKMLDIMGNTPHDFVLNHSEKDLRSIEDKSIHRTFNGEDFVYFMKQFNRIYRENQSLESLFRLHESETSFLHSVERFRSSFLGAEKHRSHKHVSSPYKNSSTKRIIMFLRWMVRKDKRGVDFGIWENTGQQYLSIPLDVHTGNISRKLGLISRTQNDWKTVEELDAVIRKFDEKDPAKYDFALFGLGVTKELL
- a CDS encoding DUF1003 domain-containing protein, encoding MKKYEEKTEALEKIANGITWWIGSIPSLIAHTLFFIISFVLPLLGLVEFDKMLLILTTVVSLEAIYLAIFIQMSVNKSHEKIEDIQEDIEDIQEDIEEISEDIEEISEDIEEINEDIEDIQEDIEEINEEDEEDDHSERAKNVMLKSNVSSNKNEIKALKDKIQELQEKINELKNE
- a CDS encoding choice-of-anchor L domain-containing protein, with translation MLNYRLKNYFFFLVLLLISGSAAAQHASRKNGKVKLTSESMKVGAFIDVNTASYPESSYNIQQLVQQVLINGTSSCATPNVSNVTVTPNHPVTNPDRFWGYFHKGTTNFPFEDGIVLTTGYAREAGNTAIATNLAGLISEGGDADLAAATNTNISNQRDAVALEFDFVPNSNQVKFNYIFASEEYTGGFPCNYSDAFALLIKPVAGGAYTNVAILPGGAGPVSVTNIRPATQFGGGTLTCGALNPTYFAGYNTTSIETNYNGRVVPLTAIADVTPGVAYHFKMVLADYNDQTLDSAVFLEGGSFDIGIKIVDANGVVLPDTVNMCDNTPQVLTALLTVSPGMTFQWYKDGVAINGATNVSYTATSPGAYEVKVSVPGNQCPASAVITIVGGTTPPAQNATLKLCTTPSVSTFNLNDATPLITTSTTAVVRYYVNQADAVAQNNNFLNASAVSSYNGADGQVLYVVVSNGAFCSKMVTLTLRKEATPIAQLTATKVRLCVGESTTLTAANGATYEWVGMTGTGATQTVSPTQTTTYSVYAIGAQGCKSLQPASITIEVVPAITSNLSGGMICQGDVITLDAGPGPNYSYLWNTGDTSQTISVGTPGTYSVTINNGVCSKVFTTQVIQAIIPEIINVNYNENGTMILTASNPSNGALEYSIDNGLTWQNSNTFSNVPRNTVVSIRVRVKKTSCVGFLQYFTFVMQNVITPNGDNINDIIDFRGVNQNKDFKASIFDRYGKEVYKASSLQPYWDGYFQGKRLPTSSYWYQVSFEDPASKKPALKTGWILLKNIE
- a CDS encoding choice-of-anchor L domain-containing protein, which gives rise to MLNRRTRNLLLALFLVFMGSLVFAQDRQSKVPAKKPTAASMKAGVFIDVNAAGYPESAYSITQLVKDVLISGGSTCSAANVSNVVVSPNLAVTDQNRSWGYFNKATTNFPFAKGIVLTTGYARKAGNTFQGNLSDGLGSGGDIDLATALNVNNLSLRDATYIEFDFVPASTKVTFRYLFASKEYQSNFTCNISDGFALLLKKVGDPTYTNLALLPNGDPVSVTNIIPANLPCGPKNVQYFAGINNPQIETNFDGRTIPLTATATVIPGETYHFKMVLADYQDSNFDSAVFLEAGSFDIGVQLLNPAGVQLPSSINVCDNAPQVLTASVQGGGATYQWLLGTNPIPGATSASYTATQPGLYTVQVFLPGNTCPGTASVNIVGGTSPTVQNATLTACYTQGNATFNLTSAQTSISTTPGATFSYYINQSDALAGNGNVIANPTAFQSAGQTIYVLVKNGFCSKIAELQLIKAPQITATIATPATLTCTNSQTTLNASGSVYPAGSTFAWTTTNGNIVSGVNTLNPVVNTAGIYTLTISNTYQPGNLTCTATANVTVTGDSAPPTTGLTASKILICSGDSITLTASGGVTYNWVGLPGNGNTQTVSPTANTTYTVTAVGANGCVSQTPATITIQVSQPITVQNATLLKCYQAGGINYDLTEAQTQITTAPGVTFSYYLNISDANAGNTNTIPNPTLFNSAGNQTIYVLVISGGCRYVVNLQLLATPQTTLTIAQPQQITCNTPQVTLNASASVIPAGSAIAWTAAGGGNIVSGANTLTPVVNAGGTYTLTVTNINQPGNLNCTYTSNVTVTQNTTLPVATVTAPVQQICPGESVTLTASGGATYNWVNLTGNGNTQTVSPANTTVYQVYAVGANGCVSANPATITIVVGPPVAILAASKSKICVGESVTLTATGGVTYEWVGLPGNGSTQVVSPTATTTYSVFALGGNGCRVATPTSITIEVVPAIESTLKDVYACAGDSGTLDAGSGPNYTYLWNTGATTQTISVNTPGTYSVTISNGTCSKVFSAQLINPTLPQFTNVTYENHVLTISATNPTGGELEYSSNAGVTWQASNIFYNMLDNNNYSLMVRVKDAKCGTTLSFFTFVVINAITPNSDGKNDTVDFSGISKYNNFAASIFDRYGQEVFKAGKNVTSWNGLLRGSLVLPTATYWYRVQWENPASKKLEQRSGWILLKNRN